The Flavimarina sp. Hel_I_48 genome window below encodes:
- a CDS encoding RsmB/NOP family class I SAM-dependent RNA methyltransferase, with protein sequence MRLHRNLVFAVIDGLLEIFNEGVYADKSVQKQLKRDKRWGARDRGFIAETIYDIVRWKRLYAEIAEVNEPLQRKDLWRMFAVWCTLRGIKLPDWPQIEDTPTRRIKGRFDELSQIRKYRESIPDWLDELGEKALGSKWDAEIAALNQQAPVVLRVNQLKTDPKTLKDLLLEEGHDTENLKAYKDALQLIERGNVFSTKAFKDGLFEVQDASSQLVAPYLGIEPGMRVVDACAGAGGKTLHLAAQMDNKGQIIALDIYGNKLKELKRRARRAGVHNIETRTIDSTKVIKKLHNSADRLLIDAPCTGLGVLSRNPDAKWKLQPDFVEKIQKTQQSLLIDYSKMVKAGGKMVYATCSILPAENQEQIKKFLKTEEGSDFSIEKQKTVLSSESGYDGFYMCLMVKKDKKE encoded by the coding sequence ATGCGCCTACACCGCAACCTTGTTTTTGCCGTTATCGACGGTCTTCTGGAAATTTTCAACGAAGGCGTTTACGCTGATAAATCTGTTCAGAAACAGCTCAAACGTGATAAACGTTGGGGCGCACGCGATCGTGGTTTTATTGCAGAGACCATTTACGACATTGTACGTTGGAAGCGCCTGTATGCAGAAATCGCGGAGGTGAACGAACCCCTGCAGCGAAAAGACCTGTGGCGTATGTTTGCCGTGTGGTGTACGCTTCGCGGAATAAAATTGCCAGACTGGCCACAAATCGAGGATACCCCTACCCGAAGGATAAAAGGCCGCTTTGACGAACTTTCACAGATCAGGAAATACAGGGAATCCATTCCAGACTGGCTGGATGAATTGGGCGAGAAAGCACTTGGCTCTAAATGGGATGCAGAAATTGCCGCTCTCAATCAACAAGCGCCGGTGGTTTTAAGGGTCAATCAGCTAAAAACAGATCCTAAAACCCTTAAAGACCTGCTGTTGGAAGAAGGTCACGATACAGAAAATCTGAAGGCCTATAAAGATGCGCTCCAACTCATAGAACGCGGAAATGTGTTTTCTACAAAAGCCTTTAAGGACGGACTTTTTGAAGTTCAGGATGCATCGTCCCAACTTGTGGCGCCTTATTTAGGTATAGAACCGGGGATGCGTGTAGTAGATGCCTGCGCTGGTGCCGGTGGAAAAACGCTGCATTTAGCCGCCCAAATGGATAATAAAGGTCAAATAATCGCACTTGATATTTATGGCAATAAACTTAAAGAACTAAAACGCCGCGCCCGCCGTGCCGGTGTTCATAATATTGAAACCCGAACGATAGACAGTACCAAGGTCATCAAGAAACTACATAATTCAGCAGATCGCTTGCTTATTGACGCACCATGTACCGGTCTGGGTGTTTTAAGCAGAAATCCAGATGCCAAATGGAAATTGCAGCCAGATTTTGTCGAGAAAATTCAGAAAACCCAGCAAAGTTTGCTAATTGACTATTCAAAAATGGTTAAAGCCGGCGGAAAAATGGTGTACGCCACCTGTTCTATCCTCCCAGCAGAAAATCAGGAACAAATCAAGAAATTCCTTAAAACCGAAGAAGGAAGTGATTTCAGTATCGAGAAACAAAAAACGGTACTTTCCAGTGAAAGCGGCTATGACGGCTTTTATATGTGCCTTATGGTAAAAAAGGATAAAAAAGAATAG
- a CDS encoding WD40/YVTN/BNR-like repeat-containing protein, translating to MRVLLGLLTFLLVAGCAENNETDTGKTHDFQSVAVDVIYEDSVSIRTLEILDDGSLAFAGSDGKYGLYDPKTEQWNTNTILGDTVNPSFRATAHTSTDFFMLSIGNPALLYKTGDDGRMQLVYAEENPAVFYDSMKFWNDEEGIAMGDPTDSCLSIIITRDGGKSWNKITCDKLPEVKSGEAAFAASNTNIATVGNKTWIITGGLKSRVFYSPDKGETWEVYSTPIVQGTPTQGGYSIDFYDENTGFVIGGDYTQVEENKANKMSTQDGGKTWQLVAENKSPGYTSCVQFVPQGGGNELVAIGSTGISFSADQGESWKQLSDEGFHTFRFISDSTAYAAGDNRIAHITFQN from the coding sequence ATGCGAGTTCTACTTGGGTTATTGACCTTTTTACTAGTTGCGGGGTGTGCAGAGAATAATGAAACCGATACTGGTAAAACGCATGATTTTCAAAGTGTTGCTGTAGATGTTATCTATGAAGATTCGGTGAGTATCAGGACGCTTGAAATTCTTGATGATGGGAGTTTGGCATTTGCTGGTTCTGACGGTAAATATGGCCTTTACGACCCTAAAACAGAACAGTGGAATACTAATACGATCCTGGGGGACACCGTTAACCCTTCCTTCAGGGCGACTGCCCATACATCCACAGATTTTTTTATGTTGAGCATCGGCAACCCGGCCTTGCTTTATAAGACCGGTGATGATGGACGTATGCAATTGGTTTATGCGGAAGAAAATCCGGCGGTTTTTTACGATTCCATGAAATTCTGGAACGATGAGGAAGGTATTGCCATGGGCGATCCTACAGACTCCTGTTTATCCATTATCATAACCCGGGATGGCGGAAAAAGCTGGAATAAAATAACTTGCGATAAGTTACCTGAAGTTAAAAGCGGTGAAGCGGCATTTGCGGCGAGCAATACAAATATTGCCACGGTAGGGAACAAAACCTGGATTATCACCGGCGGACTTAAATCCCGCGTTTTTTATAGTCCTGATAAAGGAGAAACCTGGGAAGTTTATTCCACACCCATTGTGCAGGGTACGCCCACACAAGGCGGTTATTCCATTGACTTTTATGATGAAAATACAGGTTTTGTAATTGGTGGGGATTATACCCAGGTCGAAGAAAATAAAGCCAATAAAATGAGTACGCAGGACGGAGGAAAAACATGGCAATTAGTTGCAGAAAACAAATCACCGGGATATACGAGTTGTGTACAGTTTGTACCACAAGGCGGAGGCAATGAACTCGTAGCCATAGGGTCTACAGGAATCAGCTTTAGCGCAGATCAAGGTGAATCCTGGAAACAGCTGAGTGATGAGGGTTTTCACACTTTTCGGTTTATTAGCGATTCTACAGCCTATGCAGCAGGCGATAACCGTATAGCGCATATCACCTTTCAAAATTAG
- a CDS encoding RNA polymerase sigma factor, producing MQDQFNILVSEYKERLYWHIRRMVVSHDDADDVLQNTFIKVFKNLHNFKGESQLYTWLYRIATNESLTFLKKKARRLQLSDEQLQNRLTENLKSDPYFDGNAAEEKLQNAINMLPQRQKQVFLLKYYDELPYSEISEILETSVGSLKASYHHAVKKISKYVVEH from the coding sequence TTGCAAGATCAATTTAACATCCTGGTTAGTGAATATAAAGAAAGGCTTTATTGGCATATACGACGAATGGTTGTCTCCCACGATGACGCAGATGATGTACTTCAGAATACCTTTATAAAAGTTTTTAAAAACCTCCATAATTTCAAAGGTGAAAGTCAGCTATATACCTGGCTTTACAGAATCGCTACTAATGAAAGCCTCACCTTTTTAAAAAAAAAGGCACGCAGATTGCAGTTGAGCGATGAACAGTTGCAAAACCGACTTACCGAAAATCTTAAGAGTGATCCCTATTTTGATGGGAATGCTGCCGAAGAAAAGTTACAAAATGCCATAAATATGCTTCCGCAGCGGCAAAAACAGGTTTTTTTACTGAAATATTATGATGAACTGCCCTATTCTGAAATTTCGGAAATCTTAGAAACTTCTGTGGGTTCGCTTAAGGCCAGTTATCATCACGCAGTAAAAAAAATATCAAAATACGTTGTAGAACATTAA
- a CDS encoding helix-turn-helix domain-containing protein — MVNSEEFGVRLEKIMDFHEMTASAFADRIDVGRSSISHILSGRNKPSLDFVMRIIENFPEVELYWLLNGKGSFPKKSKAVIKEASHQKNPDLFNTEEDDTNNESSFLGEKSEIKRIHHIADKQIDRIVVFYSDGTFENYKELNRF, encoded by the coding sequence ATGGTAAACAGCGAGGAATTTGGTGTACGTCTGGAAAAAATCATGGATTTCCACGAGATGACGGCATCTGCATTTGCAGATCGTATTGATGTAGGACGTTCTTCCATATCGCATATTTTATCAGGACGTAACAAACCGAGCCTGGATTTTGTGATGCGGATCATTGAAAATTTTCCTGAAGTTGAGCTTTACTGGCTCCTTAATGGAAAAGGTAGTTTTCCGAAAAAAAGCAAGGCTGTCATTAAAGAAGCTTCACATCAAAAAAATCCCGATCTTTTTAATACTGAAGAGGATGATACAAACAATGAATCTTCTTTTTTAGGAGAAAAAAGTGAAATTAAACGCATACATCATATTGCGGACAAACAAATAGATAGGATTGTGGTGTTTTATTCTGACGGTACCTTTGAAAATTATAAGGAATTGAACCGGTTCTAG
- a CDS encoding M14 metallopeptidase family protein, with the protein MDFHSLEHWHQNNKEQALAGRYITHEHIQRVLDTYKTNFVIREIGFSVEGRNIQSIQLGSGQLKVLAWSQMHGNESTTTKAVFDLLKFFSSESAEAATILKQITLYIIPMLNPDGAERFTRVNANGVDLNRDAQQLSQPESRIFKELYEEIQPDLALNLHGQRTIFGVGNPSRSATVSLLSPAQDEERTVTPSRKRAMAIIASINTMLQEFIPAGVGRYDDSYNINCVGDTLQCLNIPTILFEAGHFPGDYHREKTRCLIFLSLIKTLENFIDSPESLDTDSERYFTIPENKKCFYDFIFRNVQLPEQGICDIAVHFEEKLVNKCLDFIPKIEKIGDLSDFYGHKEYNLNGQKPLLKPHNQWFEGAVVEQISWNSEKTITFSVN; encoded by the coding sequence ATGGATTTTCATAGCCTAGAACACTGGCACCAGAACAATAAAGAACAAGCCTTAGCGGGGCGCTATATCACCCATGAACATATTCAACGGGTTCTTGACACGTACAAAACCAATTTTGTCATAAGGGAGATTGGATTTTCTGTTGAGGGAAGGAATATTCAGAGTATCCAGTTGGGCTCTGGCCAGCTTAAAGTACTTGCCTGGTCACAAATGCACGGTAATGAGAGTACAACTACCAAAGCCGTATTTGATCTCCTCAAATTTTTCAGTTCGGAAAGCGCCGAGGCAGCTACTATTCTGAAACAAATTACCTTATATATCATACCCATGCTGAATCCAGATGGTGCCGAGCGCTTCACCCGTGTAAATGCCAATGGAGTGGATCTTAACCGTGATGCCCAACAGCTAAGCCAACCAGAAAGTAGGATTTTTAAGGAGCTTTATGAGGAAATACAGCCTGATCTGGCCCTAAACCTGCATGGACAGCGTACCATTTTTGGTGTAGGCAATCCGTCACGGTCTGCAACAGTTTCTTTACTGTCACCTGCCCAGGATGAAGAACGAACCGTAACACCGTCAAGAAAGCGCGCTATGGCGATCATAGCAAGTATAAATACGATGCTCCAGGAATTTATTCCGGCAGGGGTGGGGCGTTATGATGATTCCTATAATATAAATTGTGTGGGGGATACGCTACAGTGCCTCAACATACCTACCATTCTCTTTGAGGCAGGTCATTTTCCGGGGGATTACCACAGGGAAAAAACACGTTGCCTTATCTTTCTGTCTTTAATAAAGACGCTGGAAAATTTTATAGATAGTCCTGAAAGCCTTGATACTGATTCTGAGCGTTATTTTACCATTCCGGAAAATAAAAAATGCTTTTACGACTTTATATTTCGCAATGTCCAGTTGCCTGAACAGGGAATATGCGATATAGCGGTGCATTTTGAAGAAAAACTGGTCAATAAATGTCTTGATTTCATCCCTAAAATCGAAAAAATAGGCGATTTATCGGACTTTTATGGTCATAAAGAATATAATTTAAATGGACAAAAACCGCTTTTAAAGCCCCATAATCAGTGGTTTGAAGGGGCTGTGGTAGAACAAATCTCATGGAATAGTGAAAAGACTATAACGTTTTCGGTAAATTAG
- a CDS encoding Lrp/AsnC family transcriptional regulator yields the protein MAKFKLDEVDHQILDMLIENTRTPFTDIAKKLLISAGTVHVRVKKMEEAGIIIGSSLTLDYGKLGYSFIAYVGIYINKTSQTTFVLERINEIPHVTVAHVTTGKFNIFCKVRAKNTEHAKNIIFKLDDIEGVYRTETMISLEESINDKKRLMHSIFQDL from the coding sequence ATGGCAAAATTTAAATTAGACGAGGTCGACCATCAGATTCTCGATATGCTGATTGAAAATACCAGAACCCCATTCACTGATATTGCAAAGAAATTGCTTATTTCTGCAGGTACCGTCCACGTACGTGTAAAAAAAATGGAAGAAGCGGGAATCATCATAGGTTCTTCACTTACCCTTGATTATGGTAAGCTGGGATATTCATTCATAGCCTATGTGGGGATCTATATCAACAAAACGAGTCAGACCACCTTTGTGCTTGAACGCATCAATGAGATTCCTCATGTAACCGTTGCACACGTCACCACTGGAAAGTTCAATATTTTCTGTAAAGTGCGCGCGAAGAATACAGAGCACGCTAAAAATATCATCTTTAAATTAGATGACATTGAAGGTGTTTACCGTACCGAAACCATGATCTCCCTTGAAGAGAGTATCAACGATAAAAAACGACTTATGCACTCTATATTTCAGGATTTATAG
- a CDS encoding phosphoenolpyruvate carboxylase — MSRQPKLERFNNQVKAKYQVYNSLFLTLPFHGITDTGVLLPLFDSICTRGYDKHYDPTQIVNYFFEKYQRDVATEDRYDLLFRFIQYIERQVVLFDAIEDASYREVNNMDGRGTLRNIKEEAIAQNKTHELKEYLSHFKIRPVLTAHPTQFYPGAVLGIINDLSAAINANDLEMIKKLLSQLGKTPFFKKEKPTPYDEAVSLIWYLENVFYKASSYIFNYLQQNLFTDGEIDNEIIDLGFWPGGDRDGNPFVTTDTTLRVASRLRKTIIKNYYRDVREIRRRITFVGTEKPLEDIEHRLYGSIYHPEEKLQITKEELINTLKEVRELVVARHESLYVEKLDDLINKVHMFGFHFATLDIRQDSSIHQHAMEEIVKHTRANGQHLFPENYTELGEDAKIEVLQNVHGKLDAAAIEDDITRKTIESIYAMQTIQSRNGEQGCNRYIISHNETKMDMMEAFAMIHLTGWEQPPVDIVPLFETVPDLKVAHEVMEGLYKNPEYAKHLEARGNRQTIMLGFSDGTKDGGYLMANWSIFKAKEMLTQVSREHGIKVIFFDGRGGPPARGGGKTHQFYASLGNTIEDQEIQLTVQGQTISSNFGTPDSCQYNLEQLLSSGIFNGIFAEKQKAFPDQERKTMEELAEVSYKTYSDFKAHPKFLSYLERMSTLKYYAKTNIGSRPSKRGTSDKLDFSDLRAIPFVGSWSQLKQNVPGFYGVGTAIEHFEKNGNFDKVQALYDNSLFFRTLLENSMMSLTKSFFELTAYMQKDEEFGEFWTLIHDEFERTKRVLLKLTGFETLMQEEPAGRASIQERERIVLPLLTIQQFALKQIQQLEKDPDADQKKLEMFEKMVTRSLFGNINASRNSA; from the coding sequence ATGTCAAGACAACCCAAACTAGAACGTTTCAATAATCAGGTAAAGGCCAAGTATCAGGTCTATAATAGCCTTTTCCTAACATTGCCCTTTCATGGAATAACAGATACAGGGGTTTTACTTCCCTTATTTGACAGCATTTGTACACGCGGCTACGATAAGCATTACGATCCCACACAAATAGTAAACTACTTTTTTGAAAAATATCAGCGGGACGTCGCTACAGAGGATCGCTATGATCTTTTATTCCGTTTTATTCAATATATAGAACGCCAGGTGGTTCTTTTTGATGCCATTGAGGATGCTTCGTACCGGGAGGTGAACAATATGGATGGTCGCGGTACCCTGCGCAATATAAAAGAGGAGGCTATCGCCCAGAATAAAACACACGAACTAAAGGAATATCTTTCCCATTTTAAGATCAGACCGGTGCTCACAGCGCATCCTACCCAGTTTTATCCCGGGGCTGTTTTAGGTATCATCAATGATCTGAGCGCGGCGATCAATGCCAATGATCTTGAAATGATCAAAAAGTTACTTTCTCAATTGGGTAAAACCCCATTCTTCAAAAAAGAAAAACCTACCCCATATGATGAAGCGGTAAGCCTGATATGGTACCTTGAGAATGTCTTTTATAAAGCATCAAGTTATATATTCAATTACCTACAGCAGAATTTGTTTACGGATGGGGAAATTGATAACGAAATCATAGACTTGGGCTTCTGGCCCGGTGGTGACCGTGATGGCAATCCTTTTGTGACCACAGATACCACGCTGCGCGTTGCTTCCAGGTTGCGTAAAACGATCATCAAAAATTATTATCGCGATGTACGGGAAATACGCCGGCGTATTACGTTTGTAGGTACTGAAAAGCCCCTGGAAGATATTGAACATCGGCTTTACGGAAGTATATACCATCCTGAAGAAAAACTTCAAATTACCAAAGAAGAACTGATCAATACCCTCAAGGAAGTCAGGGAGCTCGTTGTTGCCAGACATGAGAGCCTTTATGTTGAAAAGCTGGACGATCTTATCAATAAAGTGCATATGTTCGGTTTTCACTTTGCGACTTTAGACATTCGTCAGGATAGCAGTATCCACCAGCATGCCATGGAGGAGATCGTGAAGCATACAAGGGCAAACGGTCAGCATCTTTTTCCTGAAAATTATACAGAGCTTGGTGAGGACGCTAAAATTGAAGTGCTACAAAACGTTCACGGCAAACTGGATGCTGCTGCCATTGAAGATGATATTACCAGAAAAACCATTGAGTCTATTTACGCCATGCAGACCATTCAGAGTCGTAATGGCGAACAAGGATGTAACCGCTACATTATCAGCCATAACGAGACCAAAATGGATATGATGGAAGCCTTCGCCATGATTCACCTAACGGGGTGGGAACAACCTCCCGTTGATATTGTGCCTCTTTTTGAGACCGTGCCAGATCTTAAAGTCGCCCACGAAGTCATGGAAGGACTTTATAAAAATCCGGAATATGCCAAACACCTTGAAGCGCGGGGTAATAGACAGACCATAATGCTAGGGTTTAGTGACGGTACTAAAGATGGTGGTTATTTAATGGCCAACTGGAGTATTTTCAAAGCCAAAGAAATGCTTACCCAGGTTTCGCGTGAACACGGTATAAAGGTTATTTTCTTTGATGGTAGGGGAGGACCACCGGCGCGTGGTGGTGGTAAAACACATCAATTTTACGCGTCTCTGGGCAACACGATAGAAGATCAGGAAATACAGCTTACCGTACAGGGACAGACGATTAGCTCGAATTTTGGTACGCCAGATTCCTGCCAGTATAACCTGGAGCAATTGCTGAGTTCCGGTATATTCAACGGTATTTTTGCCGAAAAACAAAAGGCTTTTCCAGATCAGGAGCGTAAAACGATGGAAGAGTTGGCCGAAGTAAGCTATAAAACCTATTCTGACTTTAAAGCCCATCCTAAATTTCTTAGCTATCTGGAGCGCATGAGCACGTTGAAGTATTATGCGAAAACAAATATAGGCAGCCGCCCAAGCAAACGCGGTACGAGCGATAAACTTGATTTTTCTGACTTACGTGCCATTCCATTTGTGGGATCGTGGAGCCAATTGAAACAAAACGTACCTGGTTTTTACGGTGTGGGTACCGCTATTGAGCATTTTGAGAAAAACGGTAATTTTGATAAAGTTCAGGCTTTATATGATAATAGTTTGTTTTTCAGAACCTTGCTTGAGAACAGCATGATGAGCCTTACCAAATCCTTTTTTGAATTGACCGCCTACATGCAAAAAGATGAGGAATTCGGGGAATTCTGGACGCTTATACATGATGAATTTGAGCGTACAAAACGCGTACTCCTTAAACTTACTGGTTTTGAGACCCTAATGCAGGAAGAGCCTGCCGGTAGGGCTTCCATTCAGGAACGAGAACGCATTGTGCTGCCCTTATTAACCATACAGCAATTTGCCCTTAAGCAGATTCAGCAGCTTGAAAAAGATCCTGATGCCGATCAGAAAAAACTGGAGATGTTTGAAAAAATGGTTACCCGCTCCTTGTTCGGAAATATTAATGCAAGCCGAAATTCTGCATAA